In one window of Bradyrhizobium sp. AZCC 1721 DNA:
- the folD gene encoding bifunctional methylenetetrahydrofolate dehydrogenase/methenyltetrahydrofolate cyclohydrolase FolD codes for MTARIVDGKVIAAELRARVAEEVARVKCEHQVTPGLAVVLVGNDPASEVYVRSKHTQTQAAGMASFEHKLPADVAQADLLALIAKLNHDPAVHGILVQLPLPKSLHTETIINAIDPSKDVDGLHPNNAGRLAGGFAALSPCTPLGCIILTKSVHASLEGMNAIVIGRSNLVGRPLLQLLLNENATVTIAHSRSKDLPQLCARADLVYAAVGKPEMVRAGWIKPGATVIDVGINRLPLADGKMRLVGDVAFKEVAEVAGAITPVPGGVGQMTVACLLVNTLRAACAIHGLPKPAV; via the coding sequence ATGACGGCACGCATTGTCGACGGAAAGGTCATTGCGGCGGAGCTTCGCGCCCGTGTCGCGGAAGAGGTCGCGCGGGTCAAATGCGAGCATCAGGTCACACCGGGCCTTGCGGTGGTGCTGGTCGGCAACGACCCCGCCAGCGAGGTCTATGTCCGCAGCAAGCACACCCAGACCCAGGCCGCCGGCATGGCCTCGTTCGAGCACAAGCTGCCCGCCGACGTCGCGCAAGCCGATCTCCTGGCGCTGATCGCAAAGCTCAACCATGATCCCGCCGTGCACGGTATTCTCGTGCAATTGCCGCTGCCGAAATCGCTTCACACCGAAACCATCATCAACGCGATCGACCCCTCCAAGGATGTCGACGGGTTGCATCCCAACAATGCCGGCCGGCTGGCTGGCGGCTTTGCCGCGTTGTCGCCGTGTACGCCGCTCGGTTGCATCATCCTGACCAAGAGCGTGCATGCCTCGCTGGAAGGCATGAACGCGATCGTCATCGGCCGCTCCAACTTGGTTGGCCGCCCGCTGCTGCAATTGCTGCTGAATGAAAATGCGACCGTCACGATCGCGCATTCGCGCTCAAAGGATCTGCCGCAACTCTGCGCCCGCGCCGATCTGGTCTATGCCGCGGTCGGCAAGCCCGAGATGGTGCGCGCCGGCTGGATCAAGCCGGGCGCCACCGTGATCGACGTCGGCATCAACCGCCTGCCTTTAGCTGACGGCAAGATGCGGCTGGTTGGCGATGTCGCCTTCAAGGAAGTTGCCGAGGTCGCCGGTGCGATTACGCCCGTGCCGGGCGGCGTCGGCCAGATGACGGTGGCGTGCCTGTTGGTGAATACGCTACGTGCGGCCTGTGCGATTCACGGGCTGCCGAAGCCGGCGGTGTGA
- a CDS encoding DUF167 domain-containing protein — MDPWRYSTDGISVALRVTPRGGRDDIDGIETLANGRSVVKVRVRAIADGGEANRAVTELLAKVLGVPKARVKILSGMTSRIKQVAVDGDPKILGETLRKVAAAKA; from the coding sequence ATGGATCCCTGGCGCTACTCCACCGACGGCATCAGTGTCGCGCTGCGGGTGACGCCGCGCGGCGGCCGCGACGATATCGATGGCATTGAAACGCTCGCCAACGGCCGCTCGGTGGTGAAGGTTCGCGTCCGCGCCATCGCCGACGGCGGCGAGGCCAACCGTGCGGTCACGGAACTGCTGGCCAAGGTGCTCGGCGTCCCGAAGGCGAGGGTGAAGATCCTGTCGGGTATGACCTCGCGCATCAAGCAGGTCGCCGTTGATGGCGATCCCAAAATTCTCGGCGAAACGCTGCGAAAGGTAGCCGCCGCCAAAGCATGA
- a CDS encoding thiol-disulfide oxidoreductase DCC family protein yields MTRWPDDDVILYDGVCVFCSRWVRFVAKRDVERRFRFTAIQSPYGTRLAQAFGIDPHDPDTNAVVHGGVAYLKSDAALTVLGMLPGWRWMRALFAVPKPLRDAVYNLVARNRYRIFGKYDECFVPDAEIRARVME; encoded by the coding sequence GTGACCCGATGGCCCGACGATGACGTGATCCTCTATGACGGCGTCTGCGTCTTCTGCTCGCGCTGGGTCCGCTTCGTTGCGAAACGCGACGTCGAGCGGAGGTTTCGTTTCACCGCGATCCAGTCGCCCTATGGCACACGGCTGGCACAGGCGTTTGGTATCGACCCTCATGATCCCGATACCAACGCGGTGGTGCATGGAGGCGTCGCGTATCTCAAATCGGACGCCGCTTTGACCGTACTCGGCATGCTGCCGGGCTGGCGATGGATGCGCGCGCTGTTTGCCGTACCGAAGCCGCTGCGCGATGCCGTCTATAATCTCGTCGCGCGCAACCGGTATCGGATTTTCGGGAAGTATGACGAGTGCTTCGTGCCGGACGCGGAGATTCGGGCGAGGGTGATGGAGTAG
- the ppa gene encoding inorganic diphosphatase produces MRIDAIPIGVNPPHDVNVIIEVPVGGEPIKYEMDKEAGTLVVDRFLYTAMRYPGNYGFIPHTLSGDGDPCDVLIANTRAIVPGAVMSVRPVGVLLMEDEAGGDEKIIAVPSSKLTQRYDKVRNYNDLPDITLQQIQHFFEHYKDLEKGKWVKVLRWCGAEDAHRLILEGIDRAKKK; encoded by the coding sequence ATGCGCATTGACGCCATCCCGATCGGAGTAAATCCGCCACACGACGTCAACGTCATCATCGAGGTGCCCGTTGGCGGCGAGCCGATCAAATATGAGATGGACAAGGAAGCCGGCACGCTGGTGGTCGATCGCTTCCTCTATACGGCGATGCGCTATCCCGGCAATTACGGTTTCATCCCGCACACGCTGTCCGGCGACGGCGACCCCTGCGACGTGCTGATTGCCAATACGCGCGCCATCGTGCCGGGCGCCGTGATGAGTGTGCGGCCGGTCGGCGTCTTGCTGATGGAAGACGAGGCCGGCGGCGACGAGAAGATCATCGCCGTGCCATCCTCAAAGCTGACCCAGCGCTATGACAAGGTCCGGAACTACAACGACCTGCCCGACATCACGCTGCAGCAGATCCAGCACTTCTTCGAGCACTACAAGGATCTCGAAAAGGGCAAGTGGGTGAAGGTGCTGCGCTGGTGCGGCGCCGAGGACGCCCACCGCCTGATCCTGGAAGGCATCGACCGCGCCAAGAAGAAGTAG
- a CDS encoding DUF2269 family protein, whose translation MTLYFLVKYLHVFGAIVILGTGAGIAFFMLMAHRSRDVAFIARTAETVVVADMLFTLTAVLLQPVSGGALMWLSSTAWSERWLMISLGLYAVAGLFWVPVVFMQIEMRDLARKAAEQNRELPSRYFALFHRWFLFGIPGFGSVMAILWLMIAKPF comes from the coding sequence ATGACGCTGTATTTCCTCGTCAAGTATCTGCATGTATTCGGCGCGATCGTCATTCTCGGCACCGGCGCCGGCATCGCATTTTTCATGCTGATGGCCCATCGCAGCCGGGACGTGGCGTTCATCGCGCGCACGGCAGAGACCGTCGTGGTCGCCGACATGCTGTTCACGCTGACGGCGGTGCTGCTGCAGCCGGTGAGCGGTGGCGCGCTGATGTGGCTGTCTTCCACCGCGTGGAGCGAACGCTGGCTGATGATCTCGCTCGGGCTCTATGCGGTGGCGGGGCTGTTCTGGGTGCCGGTCGTCTTCATGCAGATTGAAATGCGCGATCTCGCGCGCAAGGCGGCGGAGCAAAACCGGGAGTTGCCGTCGCGCTACTTCGCACTTTTCCACCGCTGGTTTCTGTTTGGGATTCCCGGGTTTGGCTCGGTCATGGCTATTCTCTGGCTGATGATCGCCAAACCGTTCTAG
- a CDS encoding GNAT family N-acetyltransferase, producing the protein MSTTLIEVRPAKAADAAAVASTHDEAWRSAYQGIIPGAELEKLINRRGPQWWDSAIRKGSRVSVLVFGDKVAGYANYGRNRARSLHFEGEIYELYLRPEFQGLGFGRRLFTAARRDLMQSGLKSMVIWALSDNDPATEFYRALGGRMVARSSEKFGAKSLDKVAFAWTN; encoded by the coding sequence ATGAGCACAACCCTGATAGAGGTTCGACCGGCCAAGGCTGCGGATGCAGCCGCGGTGGCGTCTACCCATGATGAAGCCTGGCGCTCGGCCTATCAGGGCATCATTCCCGGCGCCGAGCTCGAAAAACTCATTAACCGTCGCGGCCCGCAATGGTGGGATAGCGCAATCCGCAAAGGCAGCCGCGTCAGCGTGCTGGTGTTCGGCGACAAAGTTGCGGGCTACGCCAATTACGGCCGCAACCGTGCGCGCAGCCTGCATTTCGAAGGCGAGATCTACGAGCTTTACCTGCGGCCGGAATTCCAGGGTCTCGGCTTCGGCCGCCGCCTGTTCACCGCCGCCCGGCGCGATCTGATGCAGAGCGGGCTGAAGAGCATGGTGATCTGGGCGCTGTCGGACAACGATCCGGCGACGGAATTCTACCGCGCGCTCGGCGGTCGCATGGTGGCCCGCTCCTCGGAGAAGTTCGGCGCCAAATCGCTCGATAAAGTCGCTTTCGCCTGGACCAACTGA
- a CDS encoding tellurite resistance TerB family protein, which yields MLDGLRQFIADIVAPNADQDFAFDDTGYLLAATALLVHVVSLDGEPSVIEKRKLHSLIESRFKLDPGTADHLIASATRAEGDAVDLYRFTSVIMRSVNEEGRLRIIEMMWELVYADGQVSEFEDNVVWRAADLLGISSRDRIDLKHRVAERQPVSSAGAPKAEDAAM from the coding sequence ATGCTCGACGGACTGCGCCAATTCATTGCCGACATCGTCGCCCCCAACGCGGATCAGGATTTCGCGTTCGACGATACCGGGTATCTTCTCGCGGCAACTGCACTACTGGTCCATGTCGTCTCGCTCGACGGCGAGCCGAGCGTGATCGAGAAGCGCAAATTGCACAGTTTGATCGAAAGCCGCTTCAAGCTCGATCCCGGGACGGCGGATCATTTGATCGCGTCGGCGACGCGGGCCGAAGGCGATGCGGTCGATCTCTATCGTTTCACCAGCGTCATCATGCGTTCGGTGAACGAAGAGGGCCGGCTTCGCATCATCGAGATGATGTGGGAACTGGTATACGCGGACGGCCAGGTCAGCGAGTTCGAGGATAACGTCGTCTGGCGCGCGGCTGACCTGCTCGGCATTTCCTCGCGCGACCGGATCGATCTCAAGCATCGGGTGGCTGAGCGGCAGCCGGTCTCGTCTGCAGGTGCGCCGAAGGCCGAAGACGCAGCAATGTGA
- a CDS encoding enoyl-CoA hydratase — MTYQHILYEVSDKIATITLNRPDRMNAWTATMERDVRHAMEAASADDDVRVIVLTGAGRAFCAGADMEALQAIDPSEIRRGENIPPFDMNRRADWQTRYAYYPAIPKPVIGMLNGATAGIGLVHALYCDLRFAADNTVFTTSFARRGLIAEHGISWMLPRIVGHANALDLLMSARRVSSEEALRIGLVNRIYPPDQLREQTYAYARDLADFVSPSAISVIKRQLYDVPFQTLAEATIDANREMQIALKGSDFREGVASFVEKRPPRFTGK; from the coding sequence GTGACCTATCAGCATATTCTCTACGAGGTGAGCGACAAGATCGCGACCATCACGCTCAACCGCCCCGACCGCATGAACGCATGGACCGCGACCATGGAGCGCGACGTGCGCCATGCAATGGAGGCCGCCAGCGCCGACGACGATGTCCGCGTCATCGTGCTCACCGGCGCCGGCCGCGCCTTCTGCGCAGGTGCCGACATGGAGGCGTTGCAGGCCATCGACCCCAGCGAGATCAGGCGCGGCGAGAACATTCCGCCCTTCGACATGAACCGCCGGGCGGACTGGCAGACGCGCTACGCCTATTATCCTGCCATCCCAAAGCCCGTGATCGGCATGCTCAACGGCGCTACCGCCGGCATCGGCCTGGTCCACGCGCTCTATTGCGATCTGCGCTTTGCGGCCGACAATACCGTCTTCACCACCTCGTTTGCGCGCCGCGGGCTGATCGCCGAGCACGGCATTAGCTGGATGCTGCCGCGCATCGTCGGCCACGCCAATGCGCTGGATTTGCTGATGTCGGCGCGACGGGTCTCAAGCGAGGAAGCGTTGCGCATCGGGCTGGTCAACCGGATCTATCCTCCGGACCAGTTGCGCGAGCAGACATATGCCTATGCGCGCGATCTCGCCGATTTCGTCTCGCCCAGCGCGATTTCGGTAATCAAGCGCCAGCTCTATGACGTGCCGTTCCAGACACTCGCCGAAGCCACCATCGATGCCAACCGCGAAATGCAGATCGCGCTGAAGGGGAGCGATTTCCGGGAGGGGGTAGCGAGTTTTGTGGAGAAGCGGCCGCCGCGGTTTACGGGGAAGTGA
- a CDS encoding glutamine amidotransferase: MSFRSSKNGDNIVSFPGRGALAAPDAASLSPVLIVLHQESSTPGRVGNALRALGYPLDIRRPRFGDPLPETLAQHAGAVIFGGPMSANDSDEYVRREIDWIEIPLRERRPFLGICLGAQMLAKQLGAPVAPHHEGRVEVGYYPIRPTAAGHALCSDWPELVYHWHGEGFQLPDGAELLAEGDDFPVQAFRHGHAFGFQFHPDVTYAMMHRWTTRGCVRMDSPGAQPRHLHFEGRAVHDVVERAWLKNFIAGWIVRAPHAALLEAAE, from the coding sequence ATGTCGTTCCGGTCGAGCAAAAATGGCGACAACATCGTGTCCTTTCCGGGCAGGGGGGCGCTGGCCGCGCCTGACGCCGCATCCCTGTCACCGGTTCTGATCGTTCTCCACCAGGAAAGCTCGACGCCCGGCCGGGTCGGCAACGCGCTGCGCGCGCTCGGCTATCCCCTCGATATCAGGCGTCCGCGGTTCGGCGACCCGTTGCCTGAAACACTGGCCCAGCATGCCGGGGCGGTCATCTTCGGCGGCCCGATGAGCGCCAACGACTCCGACGAATATGTCCGCCGCGAGATTGACTGGATCGAAATTCCCTTGCGCGAGCGGCGGCCGTTTCTCGGCATCTGCCTGGGGGCCCAGATGCTTGCCAAACAATTGGGCGCGCCGGTCGCGCCGCATCATGAAGGCAGGGTCGAGGTCGGTTACTATCCGATCCGCCCAACCGCTGCCGGTCACGCGCTCTGTTCGGACTGGCCGGAGCTCGTCTACCACTGGCACGGCGAAGGGTTTCAACTGCCTGATGGCGCCGAACTGCTTGCCGAAGGCGATGACTTTCCGGTGCAGGCGTTTCGGCACGGCCACGCGTTCGGCTTCCAGTTTCATCCCGACGTCACCTACGCCATGATGCATCGCTGGACCACGCGCGGATGCGTGCGGATGGATTCGCCGGGCGCGCAGCCGCGTCACCTTCACTTCGAAGGCCGCGCCGTGCACGACGTCGTCGAGCGGGCGTGGCTCAAGAATTTCATTGCAGGCTGGATCGTGCGCGCGCCGCACGCGGCTCTGCTGGAAGCGGCCGAATAG
- a CDS encoding SDR family oxidoreductase codes for MNADIRKILVLGASGLIGRFVTDDLRGRGFRVVGVARKLSASQKNGALDLELPLMSMDAAALARLLRDHGIGLVVNCVGVLQDGPGSDTAAVHREFVARLLHAIRESRLAIRLVHISIPGVAETDATAFSTTKREAERLIADSGVPYTILRPGFVVALAAYGGSAMLRSVAALPIDLSPAERLTPFQPVAMEDIAATIAWLAARDPGEANAVTWDLMQEQPVTLGDVIDQFREVFGTGKWWRIVMPAFLLDLGARLGDLTSLLGWTPPMRTTAIAELRRGVSGSPAGWMAATGIIPKTIGQMAGKRVATIQDKWFARLFPIKALMIASLVLFWVVSGFIALVISYDAAAGILRSHGFPPALVAPITVGTSLMDMTIGVLIAFRRTSAFGLVAGIIASLGYMAGAAILTLDLWIEPLGALVKTGPAVVLMLVALVTLDNR; via the coding sequence ATGAACGCCGACATCCGAAAAATCCTCGTGCTCGGCGCCTCCGGCCTGATCGGCCGCTTCGTGACCGACGATCTGCGCGGGAGGGGGTTTCGCGTGGTCGGCGTCGCCCGGAAATTATCCGCTTCGCAAAAGAACGGCGCGCTCGATCTCGAACTGCCGCTCATGTCGATGGATGCGGCAGCACTTGCGCGACTGCTGCGCGATCACGGCATCGGCCTCGTCGTCAATTGCGTCGGCGTGCTGCAGGATGGCCCCGGCAGCGACACCGCCGCCGTGCATCGCGAATTCGTCGCGCGGCTGTTGCATGCGATCCGCGAAAGCCGCCTCGCGATCCGGCTGGTGCATATCTCGATTCCCGGTGTCGCCGAGACCGACGCCACCGCTTTCAGCACCACCAAGCGCGAGGCCGAACGGCTGATCGCCGATTCCGGCGTCCCGTACACGATCCTGCGGCCGGGTTTCGTGGTGGCATTGGCTGCCTATGGCGGCAGCGCCATGCTGCGCTCGGTCGCAGCACTTCCGATCGATCTTTCGCCCGCCGAACGGTTGACGCCATTCCAGCCGGTCGCCATGGAGGATATTGCGGCGACCATTGCCTGGCTTGCTGCGCGCGATCCGGGCGAGGCGAACGCGGTGACGTGGGACCTGATGCAGGAGCAGCCGGTCACGCTCGGCGACGTGATCGATCAATTTCGCGAGGTGTTCGGCACCGGCAAATGGTGGCGCATTGTGATGCCGGCGTTCCTGCTCGATCTCGGCGCCAGGCTCGGCGACCTCACGAGCTTGCTCGGCTGGACGCCGCCGATGCGAACCACGGCGATTGCGGAGCTGCGGCGCGGCGTCAGCGGCAGCCCCGCAGGCTGGATGGCCGCCACCGGCATCATACCGAAGACGATCGGGCAAATGGCGGGAAAACGCGTAGCGACCATCCAGGACAAATGGTTCGCCCGGCTGTTTCCGATCAAGGCGCTGATGATCGCAAGCCTTGTGCTGTTCTGGGTCGTCTCCGGCTTCATTGCGCTGGTGATTTCCTATGACGCGGCGGCCGGAATCCTGCGCAGCCACGGCTTTCCGCCGGCGCTCGTCGCGCCCATCACGGTGGGTACCAGCCTGATGGATATGACCATCGGCGTGCTGATCGCGTTCCGCCGCACCTCGGCATTTGGCCTGGTGGCGGGTATCATTGCCTCGCTCGGCTATATGGCCGGCGCCGCAATCCTGACGCTGGACCTCTGGATCGAGCCGCTCGGCGCGCTGGTGAAGACGGGACCCGCGGTCGTGCTGATGCTGGTGGCGCTGGTGACGCTGGATAACCGATGA
- a CDS encoding alpha/beta hydrolase family protein, whose protein sequence is MRPLNMLPALVLVAALGVKAAIAQPSLGAQGPEGEPHRSQQWMVPASDPVTAAHAVLFRPPGKGPFPLAVIAHASTQNVLRRAQMPPLEYRALAGWLVARGFAVLVPERPGHGATGGTYLEDQGGCDEADYAKSGRVVADAIAAATGFIRKQPFIRAEGMVVIGHSAGAWGALALAGEDPKNVVAIIAFAPGRGGHADDSSSRVCAPHTLMAAAGEFGKAARVRVTWLVAANDSYFSPALSRQLADAFRAAGGKADFRVLPAHGSEGHWLVETGGGVNLAGPELDRALRARSRTPAVKR, encoded by the coding sequence ATGCGTCCCCTAAACATGCTTCCTGCGCTGGTCCTCGTTGCCGCGCTCGGTGTGAAGGCCGCCATCGCGCAGCCCAGCCTTGGCGCGCAGGGCCCCGAAGGCGAGCCGCACCGGTCGCAACAATGGATGGTGCCTGCTTCCGATCCTGTCACTGCCGCGCATGCGGTGCTGTTCAGGCCGCCGGGCAAGGGGCCGTTTCCGCTTGCCGTGATTGCGCACGCCTCGACCCAGAACGTGCTGCGGCGGGCGCAGATGCCGCCGCTCGAATACCGCGCGCTCGCCGGATGGCTCGTGGCCCGCGGTTTTGCCGTGCTGGTTCCTGAACGCCCGGGCCACGGCGCGACGGGCGGAACATACCTGGAGGATCAGGGCGGTTGCGACGAGGCTGATTACGCCAAGTCTGGCCGCGTTGTGGCGGATGCGATCGCCGCTGCCACCGGCTTCATACGCAAGCAGCCCTTCATCCGTGCCGAGGGCATGGTCGTGATCGGCCATTCGGCCGGTGCCTGGGGTGCACTGGCGCTGGCCGGTGAAGATCCGAAGAACGTTGTGGCCATCATCGCGTTCGCGCCGGGGCGCGGCGGGCATGCCGATGATTCTTCCAGCCGCGTCTGCGCGCCGCACACGCTGATGGCTGCCGCGGGCGAATTCGGCAAGGCCGCACGCGTGAGGGTGACTTGGCTGGTGGCGGCCAATGACAGCTACTTTTCGCCCGCGTTGTCGCGTCAACTGGCCGATGCGTTTCGCGCCGCGGGCGGCAAGGCCGATTTTCGCGTGCTGCCGGCCCATGGCAGTGAAGGCCACTGGCTGGTCGAAACTGGAGGCGGTGTAAATCTTGCCGGACCTGAACTCGATCGTGCCTTGAGGGCGCGGTCCCGCACCCCGGCCGTCAAGCGATGA
- a CDS encoding SDR family NAD(P)-dependent oxidoreductase — protein sequence MTERVTLITGASAGIGTELARVFASKGHRVALVARRADRLEALAAEIKAAGGAAPIVIPCDLAQPDCGDRIAEALTASGMEVEYLVNNAGFGVFGRAIQRDRSNQLEIIAVNIRALTDLSLRFSDHLIRNRGGLLNVGSIAGFLPGPGMAVYYASKAYVLSFTEAMRAELAPHGVRVTVLCPGPVPSEFQARAGFRPGYDSSILNMSSADVAQQAYSGLMANKRAVLPGLGIKIVPFLLRLVPRSFVLGAIGRFQLRQR from the coding sequence GTGACCGAGCGTGTGACGCTGATTACTGGTGCATCGGCGGGCATAGGCACCGAGCTGGCGCGCGTTTTTGCATCGAAGGGTCATCGCGTGGCGCTGGTGGCGCGGCGCGCGGATCGCCTGGAAGCGTTGGCGGCGGAAATCAAGGCGGCCGGCGGCGCGGCGCCGATCGTCATTCCCTGCGACCTAGCGCAACCCGACTGCGGCGACAGGATTGCCGAGGCCTTGACCGCCTCCGGCATGGAGGTTGAATACCTCGTCAACAACGCCGGATTTGGCGTGTTTGGCAGAGCAATCCAGCGTGATCGCTCCAACCAGCTTGAGATAATCGCTGTCAATATCCGCGCGCTGACCGACCTGTCACTGCGGTTTTCCGATCACCTGATTCGAAATCGCGGCGGCCTTCTCAACGTCGGCTCGATCGCGGGCTTTCTGCCGGGGCCGGGAATGGCGGTCTATTACGCGTCCAAGGCCTATGTGCTGTCGTTCACCGAAGCGATGCGCGCAGAACTGGCGCCACATGGCGTGCGCGTGACGGTGTTGTGTCCGGGACCCGTGCCTTCGGAATTTCAGGCGCGCGCCGGATTTAGACCCGGCTATGATTCGTCGATCCTCAATATGTCGTCGGCCGATGTCGCGCAGCAGGCCTACAGCGGATTGATGGCGAACAAACGGGCAGTGTTGCCGGGCCTCGGCATCAAGATTGTGCCGTTCCTGCTCCGGCTGGTTCCGCGCTCCTTTGTCCTCGGAGCGATCGGCCGCTTCCAGCTCCGCCAGCGCTGA
- a CDS encoding YggT family protein, with translation MRAILDIVIIVLDLYVWLLIAAAILSWLIAFNVVNTRNGFVAAVAEFLYRITEPALTPIRRFMPNLGGLDISPIILILIIMLVQRVILYYIYPNVI, from the coding sequence ATGCGCGCTATCCTCGACATCGTCATCATTGTCCTTGACCTATACGTCTGGCTTTTGATCGCCGCGGCCATCCTGTCCTGGCTGATCGCCTTCAATGTCGTGAACACGCGCAACGGGTTCGTCGCGGCAGTGGCTGAATTCCTGTACCGAATTACCGAGCCGGCGCTGACACCGATCCGCCGGTTCATGCCCAACCTGGGTGGGCTCGACATCTCGCCGATCATCCTGATCCTGATCATCATGCTCGTCCAGCGGGTAATCCTCTACTACATCTATCCCAACGTCATCTGA
- a CDS encoding flavin monoamine oxidase family protein has product MTSLPSSVDVAIIGAGAAGLGAANALKNSGLSVIVLEARERVGGRAHTIMASPDVTFDVGCGWLHSADENSFVKIAEQLGFAINRSLPPWRERAHGKAFPQAERDDFMHALNAFYDRAEAAAAEAEKSGRDCAASLYLEPGNRWNPMIDAISTYVNGCELDQVSILDMDAYEDTDINWRIRRGYGALIAAYGATCPLALNCAVTLIDHSTKRVRIETSRGTLTADKVVITVPTSLIADEGIRFHPPLPRKVDAARGLPLGLADKVTLAVDEPEALPVEGNLRAATMRTEMGTYHIRPFGQPCIEGFFGGRFAQSLEDAGPGALAAASIDEIVSILGNDFRRKLKPLAESRWAHDPFARGSYSHALPGHAGDREVLAAPVDGRLFFAGEATSPEFFSTAHGARDSGERAADEVLTKR; this is encoded by the coding sequence ATGACGTCTCTCCCCTCCTCAGTCGATGTCGCCATCATCGGCGCCGGCGCCGCCGGGCTTGGCGCCGCCAATGCGCTGAAAAATTCCGGCCTCTCCGTCATCGTGCTGGAAGCGCGTGAGCGCGTCGGCGGCCGCGCGCATACCATCATGGCCTCGCCTGACGTCACCTTCGACGTCGGCTGCGGCTGGCTGCATTCGGCGGATGAGAACTCTTTTGTCAAAATCGCCGAACAGCTCGGTTTCGCGATCAACAGGTCACTGCCGCCATGGCGCGAGCGCGCTCACGGCAAGGCATTTCCGCAAGCCGAGCGCGACGACTTTATGCACGCGCTCAATGCGTTCTACGACCGCGCCGAAGCTGCGGCGGCCGAAGCCGAGAAGAGTGGCCGCGACTGCGCCGCAAGCCTTTATCTGGAGCCTGGCAATCGCTGGAACCCGATGATCGATGCGATCTCGACTTACGTCAACGGCTGCGAGCTCGACCAGGTCTCGATCCTCGACATGGACGCCTATGAAGATACCGACATCAACTGGCGCATCCGCCGCGGCTATGGCGCGCTGATAGCGGCCTATGGCGCCACGTGCCCGCTTGCGCTCAACTGCGCGGTGACACTGATCGATCATTCCACCAAGCGCGTCCGCATCGAGACGTCGCGCGGCACGCTGACGGCCGACAAGGTGGTCATCACGGTACCGACCAGCCTGATCGCCGACGAAGGAATCCGCTTTCACCCGCCGTTGCCGCGAAAGGTCGATGCCGCGCGCGGCCTGCCGCTTGGCCTCGCCGACAAGGTGACGCTGGCAGTGGATGAGCCCGAGGCGCTGCCCGTAGAGGGCAATCTGCGCGCCGCCACCATGCGCACCGAAATGGGCACCTATCACATCCGACCGTTCGGCCAGCCCTGCATCGAAGGCTTTTTCGGCGGCCGCTTTGCGCAATCGCTCGAAGATGCCGGCCCGGGCGCGCTGGCCGCAGCAAGCATCGACGAGATCGTCTCTATCCTCGGCAACGATTTTCGCCGCAAGCTGAAGCCGCTCGCGGAATCACGCTGGGCGCACGATCCTTTCGCCCGCGGCTCCTATTCACACGCGCTGCCGGGACATGCGGGAGATCGCGAGGTCCTCGCCGCGCCCGTCGATGGTCGGCTGTTCTTTGCAGGCGAAGCAACCTCGCCCGAGTTCTTCTCGACCGCGCATGGGGCAAGGGACAGCGGTGAGCGGGCGGCGGACGAAGTTTTGACCAAGCGCTGA